A genomic region of Arcobacter sp. F155 contains the following coding sequences:
- a CDS encoding fructosamine kinase family protein, whose translation MSIFIKEHMINNASLIREAQGLTLLRKSLDLYNIKEIFVPKIYKVTQRELHLQKILIKDFDTNNMKKLGKGLAKLHKIKFKNYGFEIDNFIGLANQKNILTKEWGEFFFEYRLLYQVSLIENEKLKNDFLSVLEKNKKKLISYLNKHTKHPSIVHGDLWYGNVLYNDIDKNIYLMDPSVHFANREVDVAMTYMFGGFSKEFYDEYNKEYPLEKDFETRKEIYNLYHYLNHYNLFGITYLEDCRDRIKLIDDL comes from the coding sequence GTGTCTATTTTTATAAAAGAACACATGATAAATAACGCATCTCTAATAAGAGAAGCGCAAGGCTTAACGCTTTTACGAAAATCTTTAGACCTTTATAATATAAAAGAAATTTTTGTTCCTAAAATATATAAAGTTACACAAAGAGAACTACATCTTCAAAAAATTTTGATAAAAGATTTTGACACAAACAATATGAAGAAACTTGGAAAAGGTTTAGCTAAACTTCATAAGATAAAGTTCAAAAACTATGGTTTTGAAATTGATAATTTCATTGGTCTTGCAAATCAAAAAAATATTTTAACTAAAGAGTGGGGAGAGTTTTTCTTTGAGTATAGATTGCTGTATCAAGTGTCTTTAATTGAGAATGAAAAACTTAAAAATGATTTTTTATCAGTATTAGAAAAAAACAAAAAGAAACTAATCTCTTATTTGAATAAACATACGAAACATCCCTCTATAGTGCATGGTGATTTATGGTATGGAAATGTTCTTTATAATGATATAGATAAAAATATATATTTAATGGACCCTTCTGTTCATTTTGCAAATAGAGAAGTTGATGTTGCTATGACTTATATGTTTGGTGGTTTTTCAAAAGAGTTTTATGATGAGTATAATAAAGAGTACCCATTGGAAAAAGATTTTGAGACAAGAAAAGAGATATATAATCTATACCACTATTTAAATCACTATAATCTTTTTGGAATCACTTATTTAGAAGATTGTAGAGATAGAATTAAATTAATTGATGATTTATAA
- a CDS encoding bifunctional diguanylate cyclase/phosphodiesterase, with product MNNEVIRISAIIDITKIKEKEREISKLAFYDSLTSLPNRTLLKIKTEELISNNKRNLDYCAFIFIDLDHFKTINDTKGHLTGDIILTQCAKRLEKLIKREDIIGRFGGDEFIILINTHNKNNIEAKEIIKKIAKKILNTIKEIFTINDEQFQLSASIGIAMFNKEISFHELLRRADTAMYSVKDKGRDDFCFFNSKLQETIERKAIVLQRLRKAIHAEKIDIYFQKQVNSNNKTIGVEALARWNDKKLGLVSPSEFIPIAEESGLIIKFGYYLIEKAAKVLYEWKEDIIKKYWRISINVSLTQFQRDDFEYLIKNTILKYNINANLLRLEITESILLENADRALKKIDYLKSLGLTISIDDFGTGYSSLAYLKKIPIDELKIDKSFINSIDTDKSDETIVSAILEIGNQFGFEVIAEGVENIEIYNKLLSLGCKYFQGYYFAKPQKKEEL from the coding sequence TTGAATAATGAAGTAATTCGTATCTCTGCAATTATTGATATAACTAAGATAAAAGAAAAAGAAAGAGAAATATCTAAACTTGCTTTTTATGATTCTCTAACATCTTTACCAAATAGAACCTTGCTTAAAATAAAAACAGAAGAACTTATTTCTAATAATAAAAGAAATTTAGATTATTGTGCATTCATTTTTATTGATCTTGATCACTTCAAAACTATAAATGATACAAAGGGTCATCTTACAGGAGATATTATTTTAACTCAATGTGCGAAGAGACTTGAAAAACTAATAAAAAGAGAAGACATTATTGGAAGATTTGGTGGAGATGAATTTATTATACTAATTAATACTCATAATAAAAATAATATAGAAGCAAAAGAAATTATAAAAAAAATTGCAAAAAAAATTCTAAATACAATAAAAGAAATTTTTACAATAAATGATGAACAGTTTCAACTTAGTGCAAGTATTGGTATTGCTATGTTTAATAAAGAAATTTCATTCCATGAACTACTAAGAAGAGCTGATACTGCAATGTATTCTGTAAAAGATAAAGGAAGGGATGATTTTTGTTTTTTTAATTCTAAACTCCAAGAAACAATAGAGAGAAAAGCTATAGTATTACAAAGATTAAGAAAAGCTATACATGCAGAAAAAATAGATATCTATTTTCAAAAACAAGTAAACTCAAACAATAAAACTATAGGAGTAGAAGCACTTGCAAGATGGAATGATAAAAAATTAGGACTTGTAAGTCCTAGTGAATTTATACCAATAGCTGAAGAAAGTGGATTAATTATTAAATTTGGTTACTATCTGATTGAAAAAGCAGCAAAGGTTTTATATGAATGGAAAGAAGATATAATTAAAAAGTATTGGAGAATATCTATAAATGTAAGTCTTACTCAATTTCAAAGAGATGATTTTGAATATTTAATAAAAAATACTATTTTAAAATATAATATAAATGCAAATCTACTTAGGTTAGAAATTACAGAAAGTATTCTACTAGAAAATGCAGATAGAGCTTTAAAAAAGATAGACTATCTTAAAAGTTTGGGATTAACAATTTCTATTGATGACTTTGGAACTGGTTATTCTTCATTAGCTTATTTAAAAAAAATCCCAATAGATGAGTTAAAAATTGATAAATCTTTTATTAATTCTATTGATACAGATAAAAGTGATGAAACAATAGTATCAGCAATTCTAGAAATAGGAAATCAGTTTGGGTTTGAAGTAATTGCAGAGGGAGTTGAAAATATAGAAATATACAATAAACTTTTAAGTCTAGGTTGTAAATATTTTCAAGGCTATTATTTTGCTAAACCTCAGAAAAAAGAAGAATTATAG
- a CDS encoding cytochrome ubiquinol oxidase subunit I gives MEEQLVDWSRAQFALTAIYHWLFVPLTLGLGFIIAFMETIYVKTGDEFWKKTTKFWMTLFAINFAIGVATGIIMEFEFGTNWANYSWFVGDIFGAPLAVEGILAFFMESTFFAVMFFGWDKVSKGFHLLSTWLVAIGSNLSALWILVANGWMQYPVGMTFNPDTVRNEMNNFWDVLFSPVAISKFLHTITSGYIVASLFVVGISAWYLLRKREVLFAKKSMIVGATFGLISSIFIILTGDESAHQVALKQPVKLAAMEGLYEGKEQAGIVGIGVLNPKKTLTNDEEPFLFELEAPYALSFLGYHDINAFVPGLNDLVYGNEKYNIESAQSKIDKGKIAVEALKNYKEAKKSNDILKASQYQKVLEENMQYFGYGHLEKPEDIVPPIAITFYTFHLMVALGTWFLILFALLLFLTLKKEIMNYSLILKSAVLSIPLGYIASEAGWIVAEVGRQPWAIQDLMPVGVAVTNISTTNVQITFFLFAFLFTALLIAEIKIMLKQIKIGPNGGH, from the coding sequence ATGGAAGAGCAATTAGTAGATTGGTCAAGGGCTCAATTTGCATTAACTGCAATTTATCATTGGCTTTTTGTTCCCTTAACTTTAGGACTTGGATTTATCATTGCATTTATGGAAACAATCTATGTTAAAACAGGTGATGAGTTTTGGAAAAAGACTACAAAATTTTGGATGACACTTTTTGCAATTAACTTTGCAATAGGAGTTGCAACTGGTATTATTATGGAGTTTGAGTTTGGTACAAACTGGGCAAACTACTCTTGGTTTGTTGGAGATATTTTTGGAGCTCCCCTTGCTGTTGAAGGAATATTGGCTTTCTTTATGGAGTCAACATTTTTTGCAGTGATGTTTTTTGGTTGGGATAAAGTTTCAAAGGGCTTTCACCTTTTATCAACTTGGTTAGTTGCAATTGGTTCAAACTTAAGTGCACTTTGGATTTTAGTTGCAAATGGTTGGATGCAGTATCCAGTAGGTATGACTTTCAATCCTGATACTGTAAGAAATGAAATGAATAACTTCTGGGATGTTTTATTTTCTCCCGTTGCTATTTCTAAATTTTTACATACAATTACAAGTGGATATATTGTTGCTTCACTTTTTGTAGTAGGAATTTCTGCTTGGTATTTACTTAGAAAAAGAGAAGTTCTTTTTGCCAAAAAGTCTATGATTGTAGGAGCTACTTTTGGTTTGATTTCTTCTATATTTATTATTCTTACAGGAGATGAGTCAGCTCATCAAGTTGCACTTAAACAACCAGTAAAACTAGCAGCGATGGAAGGTCTTTATGAAGGGAAAGAACAAGCTGGAATTGTAGGAATAGGAGTATTAAATCCTAAAAAGACTCTAACAAACGATGAAGAGCCTTTTCTTTTTGAATTGGAAGCTCCTTATGCACTATCTTTTTTAGGTTATCACGATATAAATGCTTTTGTTCCAGGACTTAATGATTTAGTTTATGGAAATGAAAAATACAATATCGAATCAGCACAATCAAAAATAGATAAAGGAAAAATTGCAGTAGAGGCTTTAAAAAACTATAAAGAAGCTAAAAAAAGTAATGACATATTAAAAGCATCACAATATCAAAAAGTCTTAGAAGAAAACATGCAGTACTTTGGCTATGGACACTTAGAAAAACCAGAGGATATAGTTCCTCCTATTGCAATAACATTTTATACTTTTCACTTAATGGTTGCTCTTGGAACTTGGTTTTTAATTCTTTTTGCTCTTTTATTATTCTTAACACTTAAAAAAGAGATTATGAACTATTCATTAATTCTTAAAAGTGCAGTGCTTTCGATTCCTTTAGGATACATAGCAAGTGAAGCAGGGTGGATAGTAGCTGAAGTTGGAAGGCAACCTTGGGCTATACAAGATTTAATGCCAGTTGGTGTTGCTGTAACAAATATTTCAACAACGAATGTACAAATTACCTTTTTCTTATTTGCCTTTTTATTTACTGCTTTATTAATAGCAGAGATAAAAATTATGCTAAAGCAGATAAAAATCGGTCCAAATGGAGGTCACTAA
- the cydB gene encoding cytochrome d ubiquinol oxidase subunit II has product MFEELTLLQLQQYWWIIISLLGGLFAFIMFVQGGQTLIGRLSKGDEVLKTMLINSLGRKWELGFTTLVLFGGALFAAFPLFYSTSFGGAYWVWMSILFCFIIQAVSYEFRKKPDNFLGQKVYESFLFINGSLGVILLGVAIATFFSGSSFLVDDNNFSHWQTPFRGLEALTDIFNLSLGFALFFLVRISGALYFINNISHETIKQRAIKSIKIDMLIFLCFFLIFLYLLFTKNGFAYDENTVVFIQEYKYLQNFLDMPFVLGMFVVGVLMVIIAVFATIHLNMTCCIKTGGVGIVLTVMALFLNVGFNNTAYYPSTFDLQSSLTIQNSSGSHYTLTAMSYVSLMVPFVIAYITYVWYQMDKVKITKEEIEDPHAHNY; this is encoded by the coding sequence ATGTTTGAAGAATTAACACTTTTACAACTACAACAATATTGGTGGATTATAATATCTTTACTTGGAGGACTCTTTGCTTTTATTATGTTTGTTCAAGGTGGACAAACCTTAATAGGAAGACTTTCAAAAGGTGATGAAGTTTTAAAAACTATGCTTATTAACTCACTTGGTAGAAAGTGGGAGTTAGGTTTTACTACTTTAGTTTTATTTGGAGGAGCTTTATTTGCTGCTTTTCCTCTGTTTTATTCTACTAGTTTTGGTGGAGCATATTGGGTTTGGATGTCAATACTTTTTTGTTTTATTATTCAAGCAGTAAGTTATGAGTTTAGAAAAAAGCCTGATAACTTTCTAGGACAAAAAGTATATGAAAGTTTCTTGTTTATAAATGGAAGTTTAGGAGTTATTTTACTTGGAGTTGCAATAGCAACATTTTTTTCAGGTTCTTCATTTTTAGTTGATGATAATAACTTTTCCCATTGGCAAACGCCTTTCCGAGGATTAGAAGCTTTAACTGATATATTCAATTTATCATTAGGTTTTGCCTTATTCTTTTTAGTAAGAATCTCTGGAGCACTTTATTTTATAAATAACATAAGCCATGAAACAATAAAACAAAGAGCAATCAAAAGTATAAAAATTGATATGCTTATATTCTTATGTTTCTTTTTAATATTTTTATATTTACTATTTACTAAAAATGGTTTTGCTTATGATGAAAATACAGTTGTATTTATACAAGAGTATAAGTATCTTCAAAACTTTTTAGATATGCCATTTGTTTTAGGTATGTTTGTTGTTGGTGTTTTGATGGTTATTATTGCAGTTTTTGCAACAATTCATCTTAATATGACCTGTTGTATTAAAACAGGTGGAGTAGGGATTGTGTTAACTGTAATGGCACTATTTTTAAATGTTGGTTTTAATAATACAGCTTACTATCCTTCAACTTTTGATTTACAAAGTTCACTTACCATACAAAATAGTTCAGGAAGTCACTATACTTTAACTGCAATGTCATATGTATCGTTGATGGTTCCTTTTGTAATCGCATATATAACTTATGTTTGGTATCAAATGGATAAGGTGAAAATCACAAAAGAGGAGATAGAAGATCCTCATGCACACAATTATTAA
- a CDS encoding DUF4492 domain-containing protein, producing MNKCKNFLFMYIDGFKNMTLGKTLWKIVFIKLAVILIFLKYFIHDKNIKTEYITEQEKIDFVYKNITKE from the coding sequence ATGAACAAATGTAAAAACTTTTTATTTATGTATATTGATGGCTTTAAAAATATGACATTAGGTAAAACTTTATGGAAAATTGTTTTCATAAAACTTGCAGTTATTTTAATCTTTTTGAAATACTTTATACATGATAAAAATATAAAAACAGAATATATAACAGAACAAGAAAAAATAGATTTTGTTTATAAGAATATAACAAAGGAATAG
- a CDS encoding DUF1853 family protein gives MSSLKEQFLGFYNTPVLFDELYTLKQFSFEKIDTSDLKIENIRIDTKLPLGKRVEYFFEHYLNLSNRYEVLKKNIQIIKNKNTLGELDFIVFDKKENCFKHVELIYKYYFYDARLEKELDRYIGPNKNDTLIRKLTKLKDKQLPLLFKESTKEYLEGIDLTNLKQEVCYKANIYLPFYEKNLQIKFQDSIRGYYIGFDDFQNDITFKKCSFYFLHRYDWVVFEVQNQEFISYEEALLEIEFFHKHNKSPLVWVNNNKTIYQLFISFWH, from the coding sequence ATGAGTAGTTTAAAAGAGCAGTTTTTAGGCTTTTATAATACACCTGTTCTTTTTGATGAACTTTATACTTTGAAGCAGTTCTCTTTTGAGAAGATTGATACTTCAGATTTAAAAATAGAAAATATAAGAATTGATACTAAACTTCCTTTAGGAAAAAGAGTAGAGTACTTTTTTGAACACTATTTAAATCTAAGTAACAGATATGAAGTTCTTAAAAAAAATATTCAAATAATCAAAAATAAAAATACCTTAGGTGAGTTGGATTTCATAGTTTTTGATAAAAAAGAAAACTGTTTTAAACATGTTGAACTAATATATAAATACTATTTTTATGATGCAAGATTAGAAAAAGAGCTTGATAGATATATTGGTCCAAATAAAAACGATACCTTAATTAGAAAACTAACGAAACTAAAAGATAAACAATTACCACTACTTTTTAAAGAGAGTACAAAAGAGTATTTAGAAGGAATTGATTTAACTAATCTTAAACAAGAGGTTTGTTATAAAGCAAATATTTACTTGCCTTTTTATGAAAAAAACTTACAAATAAAATTCCAAGATAGTATAAGAGGTTATTATATAGGTTTTGATGACTTTCAAAATGATATAACTTTTAAGAAGTGTTCCTTTTATTTTCTCCATAGATATGATTGGGTTGTTTTTGAAGTACAAAATCAAGAGTTTATATCCTATGAAGAAGCTCTTTTAGAAATAGAATTTTTCCATAAACACAATAAATCACCACTAGTTTGGGTAAATAATAATAAAACTATCTACCAACTCTTTATAAGCTTTTGGCATTAA
- a CDS encoding class I SAM-dependent methyltransferase, with product MKLLEENITQTINESYLIETLNLNNKKILELGCGNANMTKMIAQNGFDRQIIACEVDEIQHEKNLKENIDNIEFILAGAEDIPLEDNSIDFVFMFKSFHHVPKNMMQKALSEIKRVLKPNGIAYISEPLFQGEQNELIRLFHDEEQVRIDAFEAIKEAVEKEEFKLFQEIFFQSEVTYESFEDFENKMMNVTYNDNNIDETLRKKVEEKYKSLGVKKCSNEKLTFLKPFRVDILQKV from the coding sequence TTGAAACTATTAGAAGAAAATATTACTCAAACAATAAATGAATCATATTTAATAGAAACACTAAATTTAAATAATAAAAAAATATTAGAGCTTGGTTGTGGAAATGCAAACATGACAAAAATGATTGCACAAAATGGTTTCGATAGACAAATCATTGCCTGTGAAGTAGATGAAATTCAACATGAAAAAAATCTAAAAGAAAATATAGATAATATAGAATTCATTTTAGCAGGAGCAGAAGATATTCCACTAGAAGACAATTCAATTGATTTTGTTTTTATGTTTAAATCATTTCATCATGTCCCAAAAAATATGATGCAAAAAGCATTAAGTGAGATAAAAAGAGTTTTAAAGCCAAATGGTATTGCTTATATTTCTGAACCACTTTTTCAAGGTGAACAAAATGAACTTATAAGATTGTTTCACGATGAAGAACAAGTAAGAATTGATGCCTTTGAAGCTATAAAAGAAGCAGTAGAAAAAGAAGAGTTTAAACTATTTCAAGAAATCTTTTTTCAAAGTGAAGTTACATATGAAAGCTTTGAAGATTTTGAAAATAAAATGATGAATGTAACTTATAATGATAATAATATAGATGAAACTTTACGAAAAAAAGTAGAAGAAAAATACAAAAGCTTGGGTGTTAAAAAATGTAGTAATGAAAAACTAACATTTTTAAAACCATTCAGAGTAGATATATTACAAAAGGTATAA
- a CDS encoding PleD family two-component system response regulator produces the protein MNNNFKVLILDDIADNIYSLRLLIESSFDNIEILEASNVQQALLHIMKNDIDLILSDIQMPGVDGFEFVKYLSEVEATKDIPVMLITGIYNDLEHQRRAYSSSSKVIDFISKPIDDEIFCSKLSVYLQLFNENKQHKKDLEEKDKLYQEQVKINSMIDELDLHYKDIMDLDGCLIDLQNLVDEDIVNNKN, from the coding sequence ATGAATAATAATTTTAAAGTTTTAATTTTAGATGATATTGCAGATAATATTTATTCATTAAGATTACTTATTGAAAGTAGTTTTGATAATATTGAAATACTAGAAGCTTCAAATGTACAGCAAGCTTTATTGCATATAATGAAAAATGATATTGATTTAATTTTAAGTGATATTCAAATGCCAGGAGTTGATGGCTTTGAGTTTGTAAAATATCTATCTGAAGTGGAAGCTACAAAAGACATACCAGTGATGTTAATAACAGGTATTTACAATGACTTAGAACATCAGCGAAGAGCTTATTCTAGTTCTTCAAAGGTAATTGACTTTATCTCTAAACCAATAGATGATGAGATTTTTTGTTCAAAGCTAAGTGTATATCTTCAGCTTTTTAATGAAAACAAACAACATAAAAAAGATTTAGAAGAGAAGGATAAGCTTTATCAAGAACAAGTCAAAATAAATAGTATGATTGATGAATTAGACTTGCATTATAAAGATATTATGGATTTAGATGGTTGTTTAATTGATTTACAAAATTTAGTTGATGAAGATATAGTAAATAATAAAAATTAG
- a CDS encoding DUF1653 domain-containing protein, whose translation MNNKYTYKGNSYYILEDKVKIQIDDVWVEGVLYTTDDCEYKFVRSKEEFYSKFKKVEE comes from the coding sequence GTGAACAATAAATATACCTACAAAGGTAATAGCTACTATATTTTAGAAGATAAAGTTAAAATCCAAATCGATGATGTTTGGGTAGAAGGTGTTTTATACACAACCGATGATTGTGAGTACAAGTTTGTAAGAAGCAAAGAAGAGTTTTACTCAAAATTTAAAAAAGTAGAAGAGTAG
- the ligA gene encoding NAD-dependent DNA ligase LigA, giving the protein MTQEEYNNNIQTLISWAHAYYVEDNPIATDEEYDKLSRTCLAYEQTYPQNSHPNSPNKRVGGMVLEGFEKASHLSRMWSQEDVFDTQELIDWINRAKKVNTNLEFMCEPKFDGASLNLIYENGVLKQAITRGDGSVGEDVTNNVKTIHSIPLQIEEKGLLEIRGEVVIKKADFEKINELRLKNEEQPFANPRNAASGSLRQLDPSITASRKLFFNVWGVGQNDLEFKRISEKMDYIYSLGFVKPPLQVVVKDVEGIEKVYHEIIASRNNIPMMLDGMVVKIDDIETQEELGYTVKFPRWSCAYKFPAVEKTTKIKDIIQQVGRTGVITPVAVVEPTHIDGSMVERASLHNYDEIERLDLRINDEVIIIKSGDIIPKITKVFHDRRDGSQEKISRPTNCPKCDSQLHDEGTLIKCQNLDCPSIVTNSIIYFASKNCMNIDGLGNKIVELLVNEKKIYDILDLYSLKYEDLQDLEGFKEKRISNLLNAIDKTKGTELHRVINALGIEHIGEVASKQICLEFGLEVINIDLDSLIALDGIGEQMAKSFVDFMRVNHDLVTKLIEIINPKVEEKIEVSENAFKGKTVVLTGTMSKSRGIIKKDLEALGAKVSSSVSKKTDYLIYGEDTGSKYDKAVDLGVNTLTEEQMLEMI; this is encoded by the coding sequence ATCACACAAGAAGAATACAACAACAATATCCAAACACTTATTTCTTGGGCACATGCTTATTATGTAGAAGACAATCCAATTGCAACAGATGAAGAGTATGATAAGTTATCAAGAACTTGTTTAGCTTATGAGCAAACATACCCTCAAAACTCTCACCCAAACTCTCCTAATAAAAGAGTTGGAGGAATGGTTTTAGAAGGTTTTGAAAAAGCCTCTCACCTTTCAAGAATGTGGTCTCAAGAAGATGTGTTTGATACACAAGAGTTAATAGACTGGATAAATAGAGCTAAAAAAGTAAATACAAACTTAGAGTTTATGTGTGAACCTAAGTTTGATGGGGCTTCATTAAATCTTATTTATGAAAATGGAGTTTTAAAACAAGCAATTACAAGAGGTGATGGATCGGTTGGAGAAGATGTTACAAACAATGTAAAAACTATCCACTCTATTCCACTTCAAATAGAAGAAAAAGGCCTTTTAGAAATAAGAGGTGAAGTTGTTATAAAAAAAGCTGATTTTGAAAAAATCAATGAGCTTAGACTAAAAAATGAAGAACAACCCTTTGCAAATCCTAGAAATGCAGCTTCAGGAAGTTTAAGACAACTAGACCCAAGTATTACTGCTTCAAGAAAACTATTTTTCAATGTTTGGGGAGTAGGACAAAATGATTTAGAGTTTAAAAGAATCTCTGAAAAAATGGATTATATCTACTCTTTAGGTTTTGTAAAACCTCCTTTACAAGTAGTTGTAAAAGATGTGGAAGGTATAGAAAAAGTTTACCATGAGATAATTGCTTCAAGAAATAATATTCCTATGATGCTTGATGGAATGGTTGTAAAAATTGATGATATAGAAACACAAGAAGAGTTAGGATATACAGTTAAGTTTCCAAGATGGTCTTGTGCCTATAAATTCCCAGCAGTTGAAAAAACTACAAAAATAAAAGATATCATTCAACAAGTTGGAAGAACAGGTGTTATCACTCCTGTTGCAGTAGTTGAGCCAACACATATTGATGGAAGTATGGTTGAAAGAGCTTCTTTACACAATTATGATGAGATAGAAAGACTTGATTTAAGAATCAATGATGAAGTTATTATTATCAAAAGTGGGGATATCATTCCAAAGATTACAAAAGTATTTCATGATAGAAGAGATGGAAGTCAAGAAAAAATATCTAGACCAACAAACTGCCCAAAATGTGATAGTCAATTACATGATGAAGGTACTTTAATAAAGTGTCAAAACCTAGATTGCCCAAGTATTGTTACAAACTCTATTATCTACTTTGCTAGTAAAAACTGCATGAATATAGATGGTTTAGGAAACAAGATTGTAGAACTACTTGTGAATGAAAAAAAGATTTATGATATCTTAGACTTATACTCTTTAAAATATGAAGATTTACAAGACCTAGAAGGGTTTAAAGAAAAAAGAATCTCAAACCTTTTAAATGCTATTGATAAAACAAAAGGAACTGAACTACATAGAGTTATAAATGCTTTAGGAATCGAACATATTGGAGAAGTGGCTTCAAAACAAATCTGCTTAGAGTTTGGCTTAGAAGTTATAAATATTGATTTAGATTCTCTTATTGCCCTTGATGGAATTGGAGAACAAATGGCTAAGTCTTTTGTTGATTTTATGAGAGTAAACCATGATTTAGTTACTAAACTTATTGAAATAATTAACCCAAAAGTTGAAGAGAAAATTGAAGTAAGTGAAAATGCTTTTAAAGGCAAAACAGTAGTTTTAACAGGAACTATGAGTAAAAGTAGAGGTATTATTAAAAAAGACCTTGAAGCTTTAGGAGCTAAAGTTAGCTCATCTGTATCTAAAAAAACTGACTACCTTATTTACGGTGAAGATACAGGAAGTAAATATGACAAGGCAGTTGATTTAGGTGTAAATACTCTTACAGAAGAGCAAATGTTAGAGATGATTTAA